A region from the Stygiolobus caldivivus genome encodes:
- a CDS encoding clan AA aspartic protease, which translates to MNSLECFDINEKPILHVKLTDAKNENSAEVDVLADTGFSGWLLLNYETYSKLNSLELPVTRKYRSIMGNIEVYIAKANIIINSLNINAFIESSPYIEMNLLGREILKRLNICFYRMNKICII; encoded by the coding sequence GTGAACTCACTGGAGTGTTTTGATATAAATGAAAAACCAATACTTCACGTAAAATTAACTGACGCAAAAAACGAAAACTCTGCTGAAGTAGACGTGTTAGCTGATACTGGGTTTTCGGGTTGGTTACTATTAAACTACGAAACATACAGTAAGCTTAACTCCTTAGAACTTCCTGTTACTAGAAAATATAGGAGTATCATGGGTAACATTGAGGTCTATATTGCCAAGGCAAACATCATCATCAATAGTTTAAATATAAATGCATTTATCGAGTCATCTCCTTATATAGAAATGAATTTACTAGGAAGAGAGATATTAAAGAGATTGAATATATGTTTTTATAGAATGAATAAAATTTGTATAATATAA
- a CDS encoding ABC transporter substrate-binding protein, whose translation MKGLSGKVIGVVVVVLIIIVVLGVYLSTSHPSTAPTTPSPTSTSNVTLTVVTFRGQSANFIQYAGELFSQEHPGVTVKVYAYPFSEYITKELTVLEAGSSQYDIIGYTSTSAQKVAPYLITLNQSDFNMSDIIMPQEDFGGIIYNVTSHQNEMIGVAYETAVYLLAYKSNIFDNQTLANEFYQQYHVPFNPAMWDNWTDVIDVDQFLTSHHITEYGFLIDDHVSHGIIDAYPAVFGWYYIRDSSLSQGGYGIPGFNIMFENYIPSGLSYPLPSFNSTAGVEALETYKALVSYEPNPSSLQVCYGNIGELYSNASGAFLFTTQISELPSSQVNQTLLAPLPGGYAETGTDFLGISKYSLHKQLALEFLQFLLSPKVQELAFLKFDKFPVSKEAFTQLISNSSIPSFQREWLNATYNAALEAWANPPNIPPTYSSLIPDFNNEVYSYLIGQANNPSSVLQAAASEWVSAVESYYGG comes from the coding sequence ATGAAAGGTCTAAGCGGAAAAGTAATAGGAGTAGTTGTGGTCGTACTAATAATAATAGTAGTATTAGGAGTTTATTTATCGACTAGCCATCCCTCAACAGCACCTACAACACCTTCCCCTACATCTACATCTAATGTTACTTTAACGGTAGTTACTTTTAGAGGTCAATCAGCTAATTTCATACAATATGCAGGAGAGCTCTTCTCACAAGAACACCCCGGAGTCACAGTAAAAGTCTATGCCTACCCTTTCAGTGAGTACATCACTAAGGAACTAACTGTCCTTGAAGCTGGTTCTTCACAATATGATATTATAGGTTATACTTCAACGTCTGCACAAAAAGTAGCTCCCTACTTAATTACCCTTAACCAATCCGACTTTAATATGAGCGATATAATAATGCCACAAGAGGATTTCGGAGGAATAATATATAACGTAACATCACACCAGAACGAAATGATCGGAGTAGCTTACGAAACTGCAGTATACTTATTGGCATATAAAAGCAATATATTTGATAACCAGACTTTAGCTAACGAGTTTTACCAACAATATCATGTTCCCTTTAACCCAGCTATGTGGGATAATTGGACAGACGTGATAGACGTGGATCAATTCCTGACTTCACACCACATAACCGAGTACGGTTTCCTGATAGATGACCACGTATCTCACGGGATAATCGACGCATACCCAGCAGTCTTCGGATGGTACTACATTAGAGACTCTTCACTATCACAAGGCGGATACGGGATACCGGGCTTCAACATAATGTTTGAAAATTACATTCCTTCTGGACTTTCCTATCCTTTACCTTCCTTTAATTCAACGGCTGGAGTTGAAGCCCTAGAAACGTATAAAGCACTGGTTAGCTATGAACCCAACCCCTCATCACTACAAGTCTGTTACGGAAACATAGGTGAACTCTACTCGAACGCCTCGGGTGCGTTTTTATTTACCACTCAGATATCTGAATTACCCTCATCACAAGTAAACCAGACCTTACTAGCACCTTTACCGGGAGGATATGCAGAGACGGGGACAGACTTCTTGGGGATAAGTAAGTATTCTCTTCATAAACAACTTGCGTTAGAGTTCCTACAGTTCTTGTTATCACCCAAGGTACAGGAACTTGCATTCCTTAAATTCGACAAGTTCCCCGTGTCTAAAGAGGCATTTACACAACTAATTTCTAATAGTTCTATACCATCATTCCAAAGGGAGTGGTTAAACGCTACATATAACGCTGCCCTAGAGGCATGGGCTAACCCGCCAAATATCCCTCCGACTTACTCTTCACTAATCCCTGATTTTAATAATGAAGTATATTCATATTTGATCGGACAAGCTAATAACCCGAGTTCAGTGCTTCAGGCAGCTGCAAGCGAATGGGTAAGTGCTGTGGAGTCTTACTACGGTGGTTAG
- a CDS encoding ABC transporter ATP-binding protein, whose product MSVELQDVKKIYRGSKTPAVDGITLKVEKGEFFVILGPSGSGKTTLLRLISGLERPNGGKIKIDGEEVSELPPSKRNIGMVFQNYALYPHKTVLENLIMPLEGSLGKKDAISEAEEISKKLGIYEYLGKYPSELSGGQQQRVALARAILKRPKVFLMDEPLSNLDAPLRVSARKLIKDIQRENGITTIYVTHDHVEAMAIADRVAIMNNGRIIQVGTPEEVYNDPVDEFVATFFGNPPMKIISGRVLGLEGKIGIRAEDIEIGDGELVGKVTDVEFWGDRYLAYVNLNGDVIPVFVSYRPKVGSEVKIKLRRYKRFL is encoded by the coding sequence GTGTCCGTAGAACTACAGGACGTAAAGAAAATATATAGGGGGAGTAAGACACCCGCAGTGGACGGTATAACCCTAAAGGTAGAAAAGGGAGAATTTTTTGTAATTTTAGGACCTTCAGGCTCAGGTAAAACTACTTTATTGAGGTTAATTTCCGGTCTAGAAAGACCAAATGGGGGTAAAATAAAAATTGACGGGGAAGAGGTAAGTGAACTCCCGCCTTCAAAGAGGAATATAGGTATGGTCTTTCAGAACTATGCTCTGTATCCGCATAAGACAGTTTTAGAGAACTTAATAATGCCTCTAGAAGGTTCCTTAGGTAAGAAGGATGCAATAAGTGAGGCTGAGGAGATCAGTAAAAAACTCGGGATATACGAATACTTAGGTAAGTATCCTTCAGAACTTTCTGGAGGGCAACAGCAGAGGGTAGCTCTGGCTAGAGCTATCTTAAAGAGACCTAAAGTGTTCCTTATGGACGAGCCGCTTTCCAACTTAGACGCTCCTTTAAGGGTATCAGCGAGAAAACTCATAAAGGATATTCAGCGAGAAAACGGGATAACTACTATTTACGTAACACATGACCATGTAGAAGCTATGGCTATTGCCGATAGGGTCGCAATAATGAATAATGGGAGAATAATTCAAGTTGGTACCCCAGAAGAAGTGTATAATGACCCGGTAGATGAGTTTGTAGCAACGTTTTTCGGAAACCCACCTATGAAGATTATATCAGGCAGAGTTTTAGGGTTAGAGGGAAAGATAGGTATAAGGGCAGAGGACATAGAGATAGGGGACGGGGAGTTAGTAGGGAAAGTCACTGACGTGGAATTCTGGGGAGACAGATATTTGGCATATGTAAACTTAAACGGCGATGTGATCCCAGTCTTTGTTAGTTATAGACCCAAAGTAGGTTCAGAGGTAAAGATTAAATTGAGACGTTATAAGAGGTTTTTATGA
- a CDS encoding ABC transporter permease subunit, translating into MRYYFPYLIYITAFGIIPFAVTFALVGINLKEAEAVFKLVPVSTIIYNTLVFSLVSAVVTTLVGTILAIFVDTMKRGKRLASILIMLPYTIPFTSSALIWSISLYGNYGWFSYLFHVPFDPLYLSSTAIWAVTGVNIWSMTPMSFLIMLSALKSIPQEVREASEVDGLTLSQFYSRIALPMTSKAFLLSFLLQFIIALGNFDTPYVLTQGGPGFASTTLPLLVYDEIFLFVNFSGGEMVAAILSGISVIPAVLILMLIKSRRTPFPSPNFRIPNSIFKAVLYVASAFIIFLLDFPVYWMFLVALRPNVYDFKSPPVLLPTSIDLKYISTCFSSAVPYLTSSVVVALLASLITIVLALPSSYEIERKGVLWLLLVSIFLYSLPSTSYIIPLYLFFSKIGLLNTWWALILSTPVFTATFAVWIMFNFFTSFPRAYDEAAEVFGIKRKITRVIAPLSKTTTLSAFLLSFIFNWHLLFYPLLLSDTPYNMGFPPKGAETITIFALQAIGDETINWAALASSALIAALPVMVISFFTIDRVIKSDSKSGLKFV; encoded by the coding sequence ATGAGATATTATTTCCCTTATTTGATATACATTACAGCTTTCGGTATTATACCCTTTGCAGTAACATTTGCGTTGGTGGGAATAAACCTAAAAGAAGCTGAAGCCGTATTTAAGCTAGTCCCGGTAAGTACTATAATTTACAACACTCTGGTATTTTCTCTGGTATCCGCAGTAGTAACTACGTTAGTAGGTACAATACTCGCTATATTTGTAGATACTATGAAAAGAGGAAAGAGACTAGCTTCTATCCTTATAATGCTACCCTATACTATTCCCTTTACCTCTTCAGCTCTTATATGGAGCATAAGCTTATACGGTAACTACGGGTGGTTTTCTTACCTATTTCACGTCCCGTTTGACCCGCTTTACTTATCATCTACCGCCATATGGGCGGTAACTGGAGTGAACATATGGTCTATGACCCCCATGTCTTTTCTTATCATGCTTTCAGCACTGAAATCCATACCCCAAGAAGTAAGAGAGGCGTCGGAAGTAGACGGATTAACCCTATCACAGTTTTACTCTAGAATAGCTTTACCTATGACTAGTAAAGCCTTCCTGCTGTCCTTCCTACTACAGTTTATTATAGCACTAGGTAATTTTGATACTCCTTATGTTCTCACCCAAGGAGGTCCCGGTTTCGCCTCGACGACTTTACCCCTTTTAGTATATGACGAGATCTTCCTGTTTGTCAATTTCTCAGGGGGCGAAATGGTAGCCGCAATTTTAAGCGGGATCTCTGTGATACCCGCAGTGCTTATTCTGATGCTTATAAAGAGCAGGAGGACACCATTCCCCTCACCGAATTTTAGGATACCTAACAGTATCTTTAAGGCCGTCCTATATGTCGCCTCTGCTTTTATAATATTCCTCCTAGATTTTCCGGTCTATTGGATGTTCCTTGTAGCATTAAGGCCTAATGTATATGATTTTAAGTCCCCGCCGGTACTTTTACCCACCTCAATAGACCTGAAATACATTTCTACGTGTTTCTCTTCAGCTGTACCATATTTAACAAGTAGTGTTGTAGTAGCCTTACTCGCGTCTCTCATAACGATAGTCTTAGCCTTACCGTCCTCCTATGAGATTGAGAGAAAGGGTGTATTATGGCTCCTTTTAGTCTCAATTTTTCTATATTCTTTACCTTCAACGTCTTATATAATACCTCTCTACTTGTTCTTTTCTAAAATAGGTCTGTTAAACACATGGTGGGCACTTATACTATCTACACCGGTTTTCACGGCAACGTTTGCAGTGTGGATAATGTTTAATTTCTTTACCTCTTTTCCCAGAGCATATGACGAAGCTGCTGAAGTATTCGGAATTAAGAGGAAAATTACCAGAGTAATTGCACCGCTCTCCAAAACTACGACACTCTCTGCCTTCTTACTCTCTTTCATATTTAATTGGCACCTGCTGTTCTATCCGCTGTTACTGAGCGACACACCGTATAACATGGGGTTCCCGCCCAAAGGTGCGGAGACAATAACCATCTTCGCATTACAGGCTATAGGTGATGAAACAATAAATTGGGCAGCTTTAGCCTCATCTGCATTAATCGCAGCCCTACCTGTTATGGTCATCAGTTTCTTTACAATCGACAGGGTGATCAAGAGCGATAGTAAAAGCGGGCTAAAATTTGTTTAA
- a CDS encoding APC family permease, with protein sequence MSQQEVPRLKKGQVDTLGALVEEIAAMAPACDVVAFITSAIAYAFALTPLAFLLATLAMYLEVNTLYHLAKKHSSAGGYYGYVANAFGPIPATVVGLLYVLYQVTSTAAIPTYIGGAVIPAFLDYYYHIVLPAWIWVPLILVFVIVPIVLAILGIRPQISVLKFASLFEVAFLAVIGAIVIAKAPDNTLAVFNPLAWPQYASEYAPLGGPGGALGLAMVFSITSFIGYGGSAPLGEEVKHPRQILRALSLGVFIVGAVLTEMAYAIVVGWGVNNLGALANNPNPDVQTIPGIIVMGLYLGIIGSMGLFLVAMNSAFSDAVSMQSNAGRVYFSMARDNVIPKWFAKIHPKYHTPYRALTFIGVASSIAAIATAFTMFAVNGLNPIQALTTTTANSNVLQALADTFEFLTTMALFGMVLTHFLLNTSLITLFYRLKERHKDELHAILHIAQHYAAPIVATGILGYALYASIWPPVFPETPAAIVSIAYLAFAIGYGLYLKFYKPHVLTQAGKKVNLWVEEGETSAREQR encoded by the coding sequence ATGAGCCAACAAGAAGTCCCTCGTCTGAAAAAAGGACAAGTAGATACACTAGGTGCTCTAGTTGAAGAAATAGCTGCTATGGCTCCGGCTTGCGACGTGGTAGCCTTCATAACGTCGGCCATAGCATATGCCTTCGCCCTAACACCGCTAGCGTTCTTACTAGCTACTTTAGCAATGTACCTCGAGGTCAATACACTATACCACCTAGCTAAAAAACATTCCAGTGCTGGAGGGTATTACGGGTACGTGGCAAACGCCTTCGGTCCGATCCCTGCCACAGTAGTCGGGTTACTTTACGTCCTATATCAGGTCACGAGTACGGCAGCAATCCCTACTTATATAGGTGGTGCCGTAATACCAGCGTTCCTAGATTATTACTACCACATAGTGTTGCCCGCTTGGATATGGGTGCCGTTAATATTAGTCTTTGTAATAGTCCCTATCGTCTTGGCCATCTTGGGTATCAGGCCCCAAATAAGTGTGCTAAAATTCGCCTCACTATTTGAAGTGGCGTTTTTAGCGGTAATCGGCGCTATAGTGATAGCTAAAGCTCCAGACAATACATTGGCGGTGTTCAACCCGCTTGCATGGCCACAATACGCAAGTGAATATGCTCCCTTAGGAGGCCCTGGTGGAGCCCTAGGACTTGCCATGGTATTCTCTATAACAAGCTTTATAGGCTATGGAGGTTCGGCACCGTTAGGTGAGGAAGTCAAACACCCAAGACAAATACTGAGGGCTTTGAGTTTAGGCGTGTTCATTGTAGGTGCAGTACTCACAGAGATGGCCTATGCTATTGTAGTAGGGTGGGGCGTAAATAACTTAGGTGCTTTGGCAAATAACCCTAACCCAGACGTGCAGACAATACCTGGTATAATCGTAATGGGCTTATACCTAGGGATAATAGGCTCTATGGGACTTTTCCTAGTAGCGATGAATTCTGCCTTTTCAGACGCTGTATCAATGCAGAGTAACGCAGGTAGAGTTTACTTTTCAATGGCCAGGGATAATGTGATCCCTAAATGGTTCGCCAAAATACACCCTAAGTACCACACTCCATATAGGGCACTGACATTTATAGGTGTCGCTTCCTCAATAGCCGCTATTGCTACTGCTTTTACCATGTTTGCTGTTAACGGGCTTAACCCTATCCAAGCCTTAACTACGACCACTGCTAATTCGAACGTATTACAGGCCCTCGCTGATACATTTGAATTCCTTACAACGATGGCCCTGTTCGGGATGGTACTAACACACTTCCTCTTAAATACGTCGCTCATAACACTATTCTATAGGCTAAAGGAGAGGCATAAAGATGAGCTACACGCTATATTACACATAGCTCAGCACTATGCAGCACCAATAGTGGCTACAGGGATACTCGGTTACGCACTATACGCATCAATATGGCCACCGGTATTCCCTGAGACGCCAGCTGCTATAGTATCTATAGCGTACTTGGCGTTCGCAATAGGTTACGGGCTGTACCTTAAGTTCTATAAGCCACATGTCCTGACACAAGCCGGAAAGAAAGTGAATTTATGGGTAGAGGAAGGAGAGACCAGCGCTAGGGAACAAAGGTAA
- a CDS encoding SelT/SelW/SelH family protein, whose amino-acid sequence MEGKVLVKIVYCRPCGYLDRALDLTKDILSYFENVSVELEQGKNGIFDVYINNNLIFSRYKEKRFPQNEEILKEIGKVVTS is encoded by the coding sequence ATGGAAGGGAAAGTACTAGTTAAAATAGTATATTGTAGACCTTGTGGGTATTTAGATAGGGCACTGGACTTAACTAAAGATATATTGAGCTACTTTGAAAACGTTTCAGTCGAATTAGAGCAAGGAAAAAACGGTATCTTCGACGTATATATTAATAATAACTTGATATTTTCTAGATATAAAGAAAAAAGGTTCCCACAGAATGAAGAAATACTAAAGGAGATAGGAAAAGTGGTTACTAGTTAA
- a CDS encoding cbb3-type cytochrome c oxidase subunit I: MSAGDFLRGLIRGIVVGGYLGFNFVMGKISDLVKAIFQLDKDWVTRITMGMIVLSIIWGILGIIDAFMVRVQEFAWGVAQFLPLTPQEWYASVTLHGIRDLFGFAQQLILAVFIYFTFRMLSVQPRAKWVFNLGFVLFNISFMFFEGPIIITHQQGFDNYFSATGWYYLAPIGIPGYSLYVVSPFWYIAWLLLDAGVYLMTGWYVYHFYLASKNRNEKLPIFLVFGLVVAILILESYSGEVVTSLWDFLAFYKLVGYNVIADQISFVTLWHGIVYVAWFPAVASLYLLIPTLAGRPLYSDKMARISAILYLIFSTGPLGIHHLYMVNLPPEVKILVEVLTEGIVIPSMMTFFNLFATVKGANIKWNLLAAWTVLSFAGSIYGGVMGISNSIIAFDSLAHEGYYIVAHFHAMILFSIVPAGFAALYLMLPMMTQKAWYSAKMAWVHFWGYLVGTIMVILGFSELGVTGLIRKEEVYPLSPAFIDGQVLATIGAAVADIATIVWLVNVVLTLVKGRVSYSEDVSLGEVTTSIAMAFSGDYDVVSNGMIKSVQLVKNELEKVLPTHRITTQKS; encoded by the coding sequence ATGAGTGCAGGAGATTTCTTAAGGGGACTTATTAGGGGTATCGTAGTAGGTGGATATCTAGGATTTAACTTCGTTATGGGTAAAATATCCGATCTAGTAAAGGCAATATTCCAGTTAGATAAAGACTGGGTTACAAGGATCACCATGGGGATGATTGTGCTGAGCATAATATGGGGTATTTTAGGAATAATAGACGCTTTTATGGTGAGAGTTCAGGAATTCGCGTGGGGTGTAGCACAGTTCTTACCCCTCACACCGCAAGAGTGGTACGCCTCAGTCACCCTTCACGGTATAAGAGACTTATTCGGGTTTGCTCAACAACTAATCCTGGCAGTATTCATATACTTTACCTTCAGGATGCTCTCCGTACAGCCAAGGGCTAAGTGGGTGTTTAACCTCGGCTTCGTGCTGTTTAACATATCCTTTATGTTCTTCGAAGGCCCTATAATAATAACACACCAACAAGGTTTCGACAACTACTTTAGTGCAACCGGTTGGTATTACTTAGCACCTATAGGGATCCCCGGGTATTCCCTTTATGTAGTATCGCCTTTCTGGTACATAGCGTGGTTACTACTTGACGCTGGGGTGTACTTAATGACGGGCTGGTACGTATACCACTTCTACCTCGCTTCGAAGAACAGGAATGAAAAATTGCCTATATTCCTCGTATTCGGCTTAGTAGTTGCGATCTTAATCTTAGAGAGCTATTCAGGCGAAGTAGTGACATCATTATGGGACTTTCTCGCTTTCTATAAACTTGTAGGGTATAATGTGATAGCAGACCAGATATCCTTCGTTACATTATGGCACGGAATAGTGTATGTAGCCTGGTTCCCGGCTGTAGCTTCCTTATATCTGTTAATACCTACCTTAGCTGGTAGGCCATTGTACAGTGACAAGATGGCTAGGATATCGGCAATTCTCTACTTAATATTCTCTACAGGTCCTCTGGGTATTCATCACTTGTACATGGTCAATTTACCTCCAGAAGTGAAAATATTAGTAGAAGTATTAACAGAAGGGATAGTTATACCGTCAATGATGACATTCTTTAACTTATTTGCTACGGTAAAAGGTGCGAACATAAAGTGGAATTTACTGGCTGCGTGGACTGTGCTGTCTTTCGCCGGGTCAATATACGGTGGAGTAATGGGTATATCCAACTCTATAATTGCATTTGACTCACTTGCACATGAAGGCTATTATATAGTAGCTCACTTCCATGCTATGATACTGTTCTCTATAGTCCCGGCTGGTTTTGCAGCACTATATTTAATGCTCCCAATGATGACTCAGAAAGCTTGGTACTCTGCGAAAATGGCATGGGTGCACTTCTGGGGTTACCTAGTAGGTACTATAATGGTAATTTTAGGGTTCTCAGAGTTAGGTGTTACAGGCCTAATAAGAAAGGAAGAGGTCTACCCACTGTCGCCGGCGTTCATTGACGGACAAGTCCTAGCTACGATAGGTGCAGCAGTCGCTGATATAGCTACTATAGTATGGTTAGTAAATGTAGTATTAACACTTGTTAAAGGTAGGGTAAGTTATAGTGAAGACGTGAGTTTAGGTGAGGTCACAACTTCCATAGCTATGGCTTTTAGCGGTGACTATGACGTAGTGTCTAACGGGATGATAAAGAGTGTACAGTTAGTTAAGAACGAGCTAGAAAAGGTATTACCCACGCACAGAATAACCACGCAAAAATCTTGA
- a CDS encoding enoyl-CoA hydratase/isomerase family protein translates to MNTLLVEKLKDYAKITFNTGGKYNVINKEFMYEMIDTLRKIDSDKNTRFIILTGANKNFGAGADIKELKAANENREYASSFFSTMFEMYRTFLHLTKPVISLVEGVAYGASLEILLVTDVVIASPYARFAAPGAKLGVFPPVLVTVGKEVIGLNNVIRMALLGEELSAEEAKQIGLVHYVTENLETEAEKVISKIKMMAPSSVMNMRKIIFWKYEEELEHAFKTLSEQVLTRDATNGILAFLTKTKAPWVT, encoded by the coding sequence ATGAATACTCTACTAGTCGAGAAATTAAAAGATTATGCCAAAATAACTTTCAACACAGGTGGAAAATATAACGTTATAAATAAAGAATTTATGTACGAAATGATAGATACATTGAGGAAAATAGACTCAGATAAGAACACTAGGTTTATAATCTTAACAGGGGCAAACAAGAACTTCGGTGCAGGGGCAGATATTAAGGAGCTGAAGGCAGCCAATGAGAACCGGGAATATGCGAGCAGCTTCTTTTCTACTATGTTCGAGATGTATAGGACGTTTTTACATCTCACCAAACCAGTAATTTCGTTAGTTGAAGGAGTAGCTTACGGGGCCTCTCTTGAAATCCTATTGGTGACAGACGTGGTCATAGCGTCACCCTACGCCAGGTTCGCAGCCCCCGGGGCTAAATTAGGGGTTTTCCCTCCAGTACTCGTTACAGTAGGTAAGGAAGTAATAGGACTAAATAACGTGATAAGGATGGCCCTCTTAGGAGAGGAACTGAGCGCGGAAGAAGCTAAGCAAATTGGGTTAGTGCACTACGTGACTGAAAATTTAGAAACCGAGGCAGAAAAAGTTATCAGTAAGATTAAAATGATGGCACCGTCATCTGTAATGAACATGAGAAAAATAATATTCTGGAAATATGAGGAAGAACTAGAACACGCTTTCAAAACCCTTTCAGAGCAAGTACTGACTAGGGATGCCACTAACGGTATATTGGCATTCTTGACTAAGACTAAGGCACCATGGGTTACGTGA
- a CDS encoding ABC transporter permease has protein sequence MRNVIPTAVAIIKDNLRSRVTLGFVIVFPLILAFIFSLLGQAFQPHVSVYVAGEGSEGLASYLNQSRLFTAYVGGNVNYVKLNDVIFVNTTSKVIYYNQLMANYVPVLKTYISSYYLHEQVPFTAQQTITKSTPVAYEISGVVGVIALSNGMFGVTGVGSGYYRDKLVERLASSPIRDYEWVLALMIYEVVITIISTLAILIVGALMGFLPDFGLTFLAGLILGTLMFSGLGAVILGLTPKEKIVLANIVANFLVLPLMFISNAFFSPSIFPSFLRLVAEYQPVSILNDIVRDTLVLGEIPNPVYVGTIFVLTLVFLGVGSRLLRLREV, from the coding sequence ATGAGGAACGTAATACCGACCGCTGTAGCCATAATTAAAGACAACTTGAGGAGCAGGGTTACCTTGGGTTTCGTTATCGTCTTCCCCCTTATCCTTGCCTTTATATTCTCGTTGCTAGGGCAAGCTTTCCAACCGCATGTATCTGTCTACGTGGCTGGGGAAGGTAGCGAAGGACTAGCGAGTTACCTGAACCAGAGTAGGCTTTTCACAGCATATGTAGGCGGTAACGTCAATTACGTAAAGCTTAACGACGTGATATTCGTCAATACCACTTCTAAAGTCATTTATTACAACCAGCTAATGGCGAATTATGTGCCGGTGCTAAAGACATACATATCTTCATATTACTTACATGAGCAAGTTCCCTTTACGGCACAGCAGACTATAACTAAGTCAACACCAGTGGCTTATGAGATATCAGGTGTAGTAGGGGTAATAGCTTTGTCTAACGGCATGTTCGGCGTAACTGGAGTCGGGAGCGGTTACTACAGGGACAAGCTAGTGGAAAGATTAGCCTCTTCCCCGATAAGGGACTACGAGTGGGTGTTAGCTTTAATGATATATGAAGTAGTAATTACAATAATTTCAACTCTAGCTATTCTGATAGTAGGGGCCTTAATGGGGTTCTTACCTGATTTTGGCCTCACCTTCTTAGCTGGCTTAATATTAGGCACCTTAATGTTTTCAGGGCTAGGTGCGGTAATACTAGGGCTTACACCGAAAGAAAAAATAGTCTTAGCAAACATAGTTGCAAACTTTCTAGTCTTACCCCTAATGTTTATTAGCAACGCTTTCTTTTCGCCCAGCATTTTCCCGTCTTTCCTCAGGTTGGTCGCCGAGTACCAGCCAGTGTCTATCCTTAACGATATCGTGAGGGACACGTTAGTCCTAGGGGAAATCCCCAACCCCGTTTATGTAGGGACCATATTCGTTTTGACTTTAGTGTTCTTAGGTGTGGGCTCTAGGCTACTAAGGCTCAGAGAGGTCTAA
- a CDS encoding ABC transporter ATP-binding protein: MDIIVIEDLWKVYKNGVEALRGISLTVKEGEVFSFLGPNGAGKTTTIKILSCILKPTRGKVTVAGYNVPTDCKKIREIVSVVPQEFQGFSDLTVKENIGYFAKLYGVKDVEDVIEGLELKEHLDKKFRELSGGLKRRVAIACGIIGNPKVVYLDEPTVGLDPKSRRNIWEIVRSLRGKGITVFLATHYLDEAEKLSDRVAVIYRGKIVKLATPSEIVSEFRKETLEEAYLELMRQLEGEGE; encoded by the coding sequence ATGGACATTATAGTCATAGAGGACTTATGGAAGGTGTATAAAAACGGAGTTGAAGCATTACGTGGTATATCACTTACAGTAAAGGAAGGGGAAGTGTTCTCATTTTTAGGGCCTAACGGTGCTGGAAAAACTACGACAATAAAGATCTTATCGTGTATACTTAAGCCCACTAGAGGTAAAGTAACAGTTGCTGGGTATAACGTACCGACCGACTGTAAGAAAATCAGGGAGATAGTCAGTGTAGTACCGCAGGAGTTTCAGGGGTTTTCGGACTTAACTGTAAAAGAAAACATAGGGTATTTCGCTAAACTCTACGGTGTTAAAGACGTAGAAGACGTAATAGAGGGCCTTGAGTTAAAGGAACACCTCGATAAGAAATTCAGGGAACTGTCCGGTGGGCTTAAAAGGAGGGTAGCAATAGCTTGTGGGATTATAGGTAACCCAAAGGTAGTCTATTTAGATGAACCAACTGTAGGGCTTGACCCTAAATCCAGAAGGAATATATGGGAGATAGTGAGGTCCCTAAGAGGTAAAGGGATTACAGTATTTTTAGCTACTCATTACTTAGATGAGGCGGAAAAACTTTCAGATCGTGTAGCCGTAATATACAGAGGGAAAATAGTTAAACTCGCTACGCCGTCTGAGATAGTCAGTGAGTTTAGGAAAGAGACATTGGAAGAAGCATATTTAGAACTAATGAGACAACTAGAGGGTGAGGGAGAATGA